In one window of Phoenix dactylifera cultivar Barhee BC4 unplaced genomic scaffold, palm_55x_up_171113_PBpolish2nd_filt_p 000547F, whole genome shotgun sequence DNA:
- the LOC113462109 gene encoding nucleolar protein 56-like: MTDALRKFLEINLPKPKEGKKAKFSLGVAEPKVGSQIFEVTEIPCQSNEFVLELLHGVRLHFDRFIKDLKPSDLEKAQLGLSTIIVQDLDHLLQQ; the protein is encoded by the exons ATGACCGATGCGTTGAGGAAATTCTTGGAAATCAACCTCCCGAAACcaaaagaggggaagaaggcTAAGTTCAGCCTCGGCGTTGCAGAGCCCAAGGTTGGGTCTCAGATCTTCGAAGTGACCGAGATTCCTTGCCAGAGCAATGAGTTTGTTCTCGAGCTCCTTCATGGTGTCAGGTTGCACTTTGATAGGTTCATTAAAGACTTAAAG CCATCAGACTTGGAGAAGGCTCAGCTGGGTTTGAGTACAATCATTGTTCAGGATCTCGATCATTTGTTGCAACAATGA